One Myripristis murdjan chromosome 17, fMyrMur1.1, whole genome shotgun sequence DNA segment encodes these proteins:
- the palmda gene encoding palmdelphin yields the protein MDESDLLKERLQAITEKSRVQEDIRQKKLELDREKLKLQHLKKKSLREQWLLGDSASHNAVQRQQSILTDQQRTSALQVNIQRIEKEVESLEREETLISANEGFILKKLKAVEKSTEEIIKEVQDNFIPDPVPVATVIPALPESFSSLAQTDGEANTLRHTLFAMEVNVAKNLLTGESLVVSTAEVSPQELKQHSGVKVFDDGQKCVYALEAQQGSHDHSCVSELSANEVEQLLRDATQYCHRNQQNHSRRQGRRYSNHLDERQKGEGHQHRNQGEKHYYGNHHPRNSVGQEGCCYSNQQSKNLLRRQSEEHYYGDRVSHRSQKERCCHSNQREGHYLRNQQEDHHCTERNCHGNHSYHNSNRASSIIRSSSKMSGGRTNGCPPPRSHDQKTVSAYQSELCYTPANHIPLSDYVSVDEDVYLYRPAPYRAFDQSENSHNGNNRSSALYYGPSQSDRPPSPLFEADAPYTILSTIDATEPITAIFMGFQTSQDDSGRGQEYDGSLKAELVIIDDNDDGDNDNKVKEGNGNLGAIQEKAGRSANGKTGAAEAGGHRWSDRWLQPGIRKIQKKHKPCCTVC from the exons ATGGATGAATCAGACCTACTGAAGGAGAGACTCCAGGCCATTACT GAGAAGAGCCGTGTTCAAGAGGACATCAGGCAGAAAAAACTGGAACTGGATCGAGAGAAACTCAAACTACAGCATCTAAAG AAAAAGTCTCTGAGGGAGCAGTGGCTTCTAGGGGATTCAGCTTCCCATAATGCAGTACAGCGACAACAGAGCATTCTGACTGACCAGCAACGGACCAGTGCACTGCAGGTTAACATCCaaag GATTGAGAAGGAGGTGGAGTCTCTAGAAAGGGAGGAGACTCTGATTTCTGCAAATGAGGGCTTCATCCTTAAGAAACTGAAAGCTGTGGAGAAAAGTACGGAGGAAATTATCAAg GAGGTCCAGGACAACTTTATTCCAG ACCCTGTACCGGTTGCCACGGTGATCCCAGCCCTCCCAGAATCCTTCTCTTCACTAGCCCAGACAGACGGCGAGgcaaacacactgagacaca CTCTGTTTGCCATGGAGGTCAATGTGGCTAAAAACCTGCTGACTGGAGAGAGTTTAGTAGTTTCTACTGCCGAAGTCTCACCTCAGGAGTTAAAGCAGCACAGCGGTGTCAAAGTCTTCGACGATGGCCAGAAGTGTGTTTATGCCCTGGAGGCTCAACAG GGGTCACATGAccacagctgtgtgtctgaACTGTCAGCCAATGAGGTGGAACAGCTGCTGAGGGACGCCACTCAGTATTGCCACAGAAATCAACAAAACCATAGTAGAAGGCAGGGGCGTCGCTATAGCAACCACCTGGATGAGAGACAAAAAGGGGAGGGgcatcagcacagaaaccagGGAGAAAAGCATTACTATGGTAACCATCATCCCAGAAACAGTGTTGGGCAGGAAGGCTGTTGCTATAGTAACCAGCAGAGTAAAAACTTGCTGAGAAGACAGAGTGAAGAGCATTACTATGGTGATAGGGTAAGCCACAGGAGCCAGAAGGAAAGGTGTTGCCACAGCAACCAGCGGGAGGGGCATTACCTTCGAAACCAGCAGGAGGATCATCACTGTACTGAGAGAAACTGTCATGGCAACCACAGTTATCACAATAGTAACCGTGCCAGCAGCATCATCAGAAGCAGCAGCAAGATGAGTGGAGGCAGAACCAATGGCTGCCCTCCTCCCAGATCACATGACCAGAAAACAGTATCAGCTTATCAGTCAGAGCTCTGCTACACTCCAGCCAATCATATTCCTCTTAGTGATTACGTCAGTGTGGACGAGGATGTTTATCTTTACAGGCCCGCCCCCTACCGCGCATTTGACCAGTCAGAGAACAGCCATAATGGCAACAACCGATCCAGCGCTCTATATTATGGCCCCTCCCAGTCTGAcagacccccctcccccctgttTGAGGCCGATGCCCCGTACACTATCCTGAGCACCATAGACGCCACAGAGCCAATCACAGCCATCTTCATGGGCTTCCAAACCAGTCAAGATgacagtgggcggggccaggaGTATGACGGCTCCCTCAAGGCAGAGCTGGTCATCATCGATGACAACGATGACGGCGACAATGACAACAAAGTAAAGGAGGGCAATGGCAACCTGGGTGCCATTCAGGAAAAAGCAGGCCGTTCCGCCAATGGAAAAACAGGAGCCGCGGAGGCAGGTGGACACAGGTGGTCAGATAGATGGCTGCAACCAGGTATCagaaaaatccagaaaaaacaTAAGCCCTGCTGTACTGTCTGCTAG